Part of the Fodinicola acaciae genome is shown below.
CCGGCCGCTTCGACTCGTCGATGTCCTGGCCGGCCATCACCGCCATGATCCGCATGCCGAGGTCGACGGCGGCCGCCGGATCGTCGTCGAGCGTCACGTGACCGTAGACGACGACGTACGTGGTCGGCCATTTCTCGTCCAGCACACACAAAGACGCGTGCGGATTGCGCGCCACCGCCTTGGCCTTGCCGCGCTCGGCCATCGTCCAGACCAGGATGTCGTCGCCGTCCATCACGTAGTAGACGATCGACATCGCCGGACCGTGGCGCTGGCGGCCGAACCCGTAGACGGCCGTACGGTGTCGCCGGACGAACTCGCGCCGCTCCTGCTGGTTCATGCCCGGCAAGTTACTCGATTCCGCCGGCATCCGGGACCTCCCTGGCCAGCGAAGCCAGCGTTTCCAAGGCATTTCCGAGCACGTCGCGCGGCGGCGCGGCGAGCGCCAGCCGTACGGCGTGCGGCGCCTGGCCGCCACCGACCGCGAACGCGGCGGCCGGACTGACGGCGATGCCGTGCCGTGCCGCTGCCGCGACGAAGGTGTCGGCGCGCCACGGCCGCGGAAGCTGCCACCAGCAGTGGTACGCGTGCGGGTCGGCACGCACCGCGAAGCCGGCCAGCTTCTCCGCCGCCAGCTCCTGCCGCCAGCTGGCGTCGGTGCGTTTTCCTTTCTCCAAGGCCGAAACCGTGCCGTCGGTCATCCACCTGGTGGCCGCCGCGAGCGCCACGTGCTGTGCCGCCCAGCCGCCGGATCTCAACGCGGTCGCGATCCGGCTGGCCAGGCCGGCCGGCGGCATCGCGAAGCCGACAGTGAGGCCTGGCGCGACCCGCTTGGACAGGCTGTCCACCACGACCGTCCACTGTGGAGCAAAGGCCGCCAGCGGTGGCAGTTCGTCATGCAGGAAGCCGTAAATCGTGTCCTCGATGGCATACATGCCGCGGCTGTCCAGCACCTCTGCGATCCGCTCCCGGCGTGCCAACGACATCGTCATGCCGAGCGGATTGTGCAGCGTCGGCTGCAGATAGACGGCGCGTACGTTGGCCTCCGCCAGCGCCTCCGGCACCAGACCTTCGTCGTCCACCGGCAGTGGCACCGGCGTGATGCCCAGCCGGCTCGCGATGCCGAGCACCACCGGATACGTGTACGCCTCGATGCCGAGCCGGTCGCCGGGGGACAGCAGCGCGGCGATCGCGCCGGCGATCGCCTGCCGGCCGTTGCCGGCGAACAGCAGATGCCGTGGATCCGGCGTCCAGCCGGTCCGCGCGAGCGTACGCGCCGCCGCCTCGCGCGCGTCAGAGCTGCCGGTGACCGGCACCGGTCGGAGCGACATTGCCAGGAGGTCAGATCGGAGCAATTGCTCCATCGACGCCGCCATCCGGTCGGCCTGGCCGGGCAGGATCGCGAAGTTGAGCTCCAGGTCGACCCTGGTGTCGCGTACGTCGGCCAGCGCCGGCTGCGGTCCGGTGTCCGCGGCGCGTACGTAGGTGCCGCGGCCGACCTCGCCGACGGCCAGGCCGCGTCGTACCAGCTCAGCGTACACGCGGGCGGCAGTCGAGTCGGCGATGCCGCGGCGGCGCGCGAACTGGCGTTGCGGCGGCAGCCGGTCGCCCGGCCGCAGCACCCCGCTGGCGATGTCCTGTGCGACGGTGTCGGCGATGCTCCGGTAGTCAGCGGTCGGCATGAGATTGCTCCGAGTGCATTGTCGTCATTGCACTCCGATATTCGCCTGCATAGCATCGGATCGTCAAGCGAAATGATCCGAGGGGAAACGACAGTGGACATCGCGTACGACGACGTCGGTAATGGGGCGCCGCTCCTGCTCGTGCACGGACATCCCTTCGACCGGTCGATGTGGCGGCCGCAGCTGGACTGGTTCGGCGGGCGTGGCCGGCGGGTGATCGCGCCGGACCTGCGCGGCTACGGCGAGTCGGTCGTCACGCCTGGCAAGGTCACGCTCGACGTGTTCGCCACCGACCTGCGCGACCTGCTGGACGCGCTCGGCCTCGACCGCGTGGTGCTCGGCGGCCTGTCGATGGGTGGCCAGATCGTGCTGGAGTTTCACCGGTTGTACGCCGGCCGGCTGGCCGGCCTGGTGATCGCCGCGTCGTCGGCCCGCGCGGACGATGCGACCGGCCGCCGCTTCCGGCGCGAGACCGCCGACCGGATCGTCCGCGACGGAATGGACGCGTACGCGGCCGAGCTGCTGCCGAAAATGGTCGCCGCCAACTCGCCGCGACTGGTCGCCGAGAAGGTGACCGACATGATGCGCAACGCGCCGGTCGACGGCGCCGCCGCGGCACTGCGCGGCCGCGCCGAGCGACCGGATTATGTTGACATGCTGGTGAAAGTCGAGGTGCCGACGCTCATCGTGGTCGGCACCGAGGACGCGTTCACGCCGGTGACGGAGGCGGAGCTGATGGCCAGCCGGATCCCGGGCGCGACGCTGGCCGTCGTCGACGGCGCCGGCCATCTCCCCAACCTCGAACGCCCGCACGAGTTCAACACCGCGCTGGAGCGGTTCCTGTCAACGTCTTCTTAGCCATGTTTTCGTAGCCATGAGGCGAAAACCTCCAGGCCGGCGGCGGAGTCCGTACGGCCGAGGCCGATCCGGAACCGGTCGGTCGGCACCGGGTTGAGGTCGGAGGCGAAGATGCTCGCCGGCAGCAGCAACACGCTCGCCTCCTCGACCAGCGCGCGGCAGAAGTCCTCGACGCCGTCGGCGCCGAGATAGCGCGGAAAGATCACCGACCCACCGTCCGGCGGCGACCATTGGAAAAGGTCGGGAAACTCGGCGAAAAACTCGCCGAACAGCGCGATGTTGTCGGCGATGATGGCGCGGTTGCGGCGCAGGATCGTCTCGCGCGCCTTGACGGCGATCCGCGCCAGCACCTCGCTCGGCGCCGCGTTGCAGATCGTCGTGTAGTGCTTCGCTCTTTCCAACCGTGACAACAGGTCCCGGTCGCGGCAGGCGATCCAGCCGAGCCGCAGACCAGGCAGTCCGAGCGATTTGGACGTGACGTTCAACGACAACGCGCGCTCGGAGAGGTCGGCGGCCTGCGGCAGCGTACGCGCTGGATCGCTTTCCAGGCCGCGATAGACCTCGTCGCTGAACAGTCTCACGCCGCGTTCGTCGCAGCCCCGGACCAGCCGTTCGAAGTCGGCGACGTCGATGACTTTTCCGGTCGGATTGTTGGGAAAGTTGACGTAGACGACCCGAGTGGCTGGCCGGATCGCGGCCAGCACCGCGTCCACGTCCAGCGACCAGTCGTCGTCCGCGTCCAGCGGCACGCCGGTCACGTCGGCGCGCGACAACGGTACGGTCTCGGCGGACTGGTAGCTCGGCGTCACCACGACCGCGTGATCGCCTGGTCCGAGCAGGGTTTGCATGGCCAGATAGACGCCTTCCTCGGCGCCGGAGAAACACAACACGGCGGCACTGTCCACTGTGGAGTACATGCCGGCGATCGCCTCGCGCAGCAACGGATCCCCGTACGTCTCGGTGTAGCCGAGGGTCAACGTCCGCCAGCTCTTGCGGTCGTCGTCGTCGGCCAGCGCGAGCAGGTCGGCCATCGGCATGCTCTGCACGTCGGAGGCGGCCAGGTTGTGCGCGGCGGTGAACTCCCACCGAGAAAAGTAGGCCTCGATGCGAAAGTCAGGAAGTGCGGTCACGTTCATACTCCTCAAGCGGATTTCTTGGCCAGGTCGGCGTGCTCTTGGCGTCGATACGGTCGTTGTAGAGCGTGGCGCGGGAGATCTTGAGCGCACGTGCCGCGGCGACCGCGCCGCCGCGTACGTCGAAGATGCCGGCCGCCTCCAGCGCCTCCACCAGGTCCATCCGCTGGTTCTGGTTGAGGTCCTCGATCGTGCAGCCGCGTTTTCGGACGTACGCGCCGATGATGTCGTTCATCCGCTCGCGCCAGTCCAGCTCGAACAGGCCTTTCGGCCGCTCGGCGTTCGCCGGCGGCGCCGCGAAGGCCATCAGCAGCTCGGCCGCGCGCTCCAGCGGTCCGCGGTCGAGGTTGACGCAGAGCAGCAGCTCGGCGCCGCGGTAGGACCGGTGGAGGACGGCGCTGATGGAGGTGAGCTGGCGGCCGTCCGGCAGCATCTTGGCATACCGGTCGGACACCTCGCTGCCTGGCGCGAAGGTCAGGTTTTCGCTTTGCAGCAGCGATTCGTCGCCGACCTGCCGTCCGGACATCGGATTCCAGATCGCCAGGACGCGGTCGGCGAGTACGTCGTGCAGCACCACCTCGGCGTGCGGACTGAGCAGTTGCGCGATGGCCTCGCAGACGGTGGCCCATTGGCGTACGCGTGCGTCCGATTCCATAACTAGACACTCTGTCTAACGCTAGACGATCTGTCTAGTACGCTGGTCGGCCACATTGCGCTTGACGTCATGAGGTTCGCTGCTGCTATGGTTCATTACATGAGTAACGAACCAAGCAACCACGGATGACGGCGCGCCATGGACACGCCTGCGTTCGATGACCAGAGGTTTGAGGGGCACAGCCCGATCTACCAGCAGATCGCCGACCGGATCAAGAACGACATCCTCAGCGGCACGTTGGCCGAGGGTGAGCAGGTCATGTCCACCAACCAGTACGCCGCGTTCTACCGGATCAACCCGGCCACCGCGGCGAAAGGCTTCCACCTCCTGATCGAGGAGGGGATTCTGCACAAGCGGCGAGGGATCGGCATGTTTGTGAGCGAGCAGGCCCGCGAGACGCTGCGGGACGAACGGCGGAAGCGGTTCTTCGCCGAGGTGGTGGACCCGATGCTGGCAGAGGCCAGGGTCATCGGCATCCCGCTGACGGAGATCGTCGAGCGGATCAGAGACGGGGAGTCATGAGCAAGGGCTTGGACATCGAGGTCAGGGACCTGCGGATGGAGTTCGGCGACACGGTCGCCGTCGACGACCTCAGCTGCCGGCTCGCCGGCGGCAAGATCTACGGCCTGCTCGGCCGCAACGGCGCCGGCAAGACCACGCTGCTCGCGGTGCTCGCGGCCTTCCGCAAGGCGACCGCCGGCGCGGTGCTGGTGGATGGCGAGGACCCGTTCGAGAACACCCGGCTGATGCGCGACATCTGCTTCGTCCGCGAGGGCAACGACGGCACCGAGCAGTTGCGCGTACGCACCGCGCTGTCGTTCGCCAGCACCTTCCGGCCGCACTGGGACCAGGCGTACGCCGACCGGCTGATCGAGCGTTTCGAGCTGCCGCTGAGAAAACGCGTCGGCCGCCTCTCGCTCGGCCAGCGGTCCGCGATGCGGGTCGTCATCGGCCTGGCCAGCCGGTGTCCGCTGACCATCTTCGACGAGGCCTACCTCGGCATGGACGCGCCGTCGCGCTACTCGTTCTACGAGGAGGTCCTCAACGACTACCTCGACAACCCTCGGACGGTGATCCTGTCGACGCACCTGATCGAGGAGTTCGGCTCGCTCTTCGAGGAGGTGCTGATCCTCGACCGCGGCCGGCTGCTGGTCCACGAGGACACCGACACGCTGCGCGAACGCGGCACGACGGTGACCGGCCCGGCCGGCGAGGTCGACGCGTACGTGGCCGGCATGACGGTGCTGAACGAGCAGCGGCTCGGTGGCACCAAGGCGGTGACGGTCAACGAACGGCTCGACGCCGACCAGCGGCGGCAGGCCATCGCGGCCGGGCTGGAGCTCGGGCCGGTCGCGTTGCAGGACCTGTTCATCCACCTGACCGAACGCAACGCTGACCGGGAGAAGCGGCCGTGACCACTCCAAGCATCCACCCCGTGCCGCTCGTGCTGCGGACCATGTGGCGGACCACGATCCCGTGGATCCTGCTGTTCATCGGCGGTTTCTACCTGATCTACCTGACCATCGACGCCGTCATCCTGGCCTCGGGCAACCAGCCGACCACCAGCATGGTCGACACCGCGGTCGGCGGCGGGCCGAAATACGTGTTGTTCAGCTATGGCATCGTCTTCGTCTCGATGTCGCTGCAGACCTACGTGGCCTTTGGTGTGACCCGGCGGCATTTCGCGGCCGCGCTTGGTGTTTTCGCGCTGTCGCTGTCGGCCATCATCGCGGTGGTGCTGGTGTTCTCGTACGCGATCGAGCACGCCTTCTACGTGGCCAACGACGTGCTGCCGCGACTGCACGACTACTCCTACCACTCGAGTGCCGACATTATCCCGCTGCTGCTGGAAAACTGGCTCGTCTTCTACGCGCACCTGGCGGCCGCGGCGCTGATCGTGGTCGGCTATGCGCGCACCGGCGCGTACGTCGGCACACTGCTGATCCCGGTGATGATCCTGCCGGTTTTCCTGACGGAAGGCGTGTTCGGGGCGAAGTGGCTCGGCGTCGGACTGGTCGCGCTGTTCCGCGTCGGACCCGCGCCGTGGCCGGTCGCCACCATTGTTTCCGTGCTCACCTGCGCCATCGCGTCGGCCGCCGTCTATCTGCTGATGCGCAGGATGCCGGTCGGCGCCAAGATCGGCCAGCTCGGCTTCTAACTCATTCCCGCGCTCACCTGCCGGCAATTCCCACTGTTGAACTGCCGGGTGGTGAAGCGCGCCCAAAAACCAGTCGTAGAAAGGAAAATCGCCATGGTGCACGCAGTCCAACTGCCGCCGCCGGTCGCCGAGAAGCCGCGTACGCGGCTGTTCTTCCTCGACCGCATCAAGGTGGCGCTGACGGCACTCGTCGTCGTCCACCACGCTGCCGTCACGTACGGGCACATTCCGGCCTGGTATTACTACGAAAAGCCGGTGCACGTGGAGGCCGGCCTGCTCGACCTGCTGGCACTGCTCAACCAGTCGTTCTTCATGGGGATGTTCTTCCTCATCTCGGCGTTTTTCGTGCCGGCGTCCTACGACCGCAAAGGCGCGAAGGCGTTCGTACGCGACCGGCTGCTGCGCCTCGGTGTGCCGCTGGTCGTGTTCTACTTCGTGATCAACCCGATCACCGGAATGGCCGGCGCGCTGGCGCAGAATCCGCACGTCTTCGGCGACGCGCCGTGGTGGCTGATCTACCGCGACACCATCGGCGCCGGCCCGCTGTGGTTCGCCGAAGCGCTCATCGCGTTTGTCCTCGGATACGTGATGTGGCGGAAGGTGGCGAAGAAATCCGCCGCGCCGGTGGCCGCCGTGCCACGGCCGTTCAGCTATCGCGGCATCGGTGTGTTCGTAGTGGCCGTGTCGGTGATCACCTTTGCGTGGCGGCTGTTCGTGCCGCAGGGGATGTACGTGCCGATCATCGGATTTCCGTCGGCGGCCTTCCTCCCGCAGTATGTCGGCCTTTTCGTGCTCGGCCTGATCGCGTACCAGCGCGGCTGGCTGACCACTGCGCGGCGGGGCCTCGGCTGGGTCGGACTGGCGGCGGTTTTGGTCGGTGGCATCGTCGATGTCGCGCTGACCGTCACGGGCGGAAGCGTCGGTCTCACCGCGACCGCCCTGGTCGCGGCCTTCGCGGAGACCGTCTATTGCATCGGCATGTGCCTCGCGCTGCTGAGTCTGTTCCGCCACTTTTCGCGGCGAGAAGGTGCGTTTGGCCGCTATCTGTCGCGGCACGCGTTCACCGTCTACATCATCCACTCGCCGATCCTGGTCGGCGTGTCGATCGTGCTGCACCTGGTCGTGCCGACCGCGCCGGAGCTGGTCAAGTTTGCCCTGGCCGCCGGGATCGCGGTGCCGCTGAGCTTCGCGCTGGCCTATCCGGTGCGCCTTGTTCCCGGTGCGCGGCGGATTCTCTAGGTTGACCTCGACTTTGGTTGAGGTCGTACGGTCTCGGTGACCTGCCACGAGATCCATGGAGTCCAGATGCACGCGATTCGCCAACACGAGTTCGGACCCGCCGAGACGCTGCGTTACCAGGAGGTGCCGGATGTCGTGCCGGCCGCCGGACAGCTGCGTATCGCGGTCCGCGCGGCCGGTGTGCATCTGGCGGACACCATGATCCGCAAAGGCCAGTCCGGCGGGCCGTTCGCGCCGCCGGAGCTGCCGATGACGCCGGGCCGCGAGGTCGCCGGGGTCGTCGACCAGGTGGGTGACGGCGTCGACGCGTCCTGGATCGGCAAGCGCGTGGTCGCGCATCTCGGTTTCACCAGCGGGGGATACGCCGAGCTGGCGGTCGTCAGCGCGGCGTCCGTACA
Proteins encoded:
- a CDS encoding pyridoxamine 5'-phosphate oxidase family protein, with the protein product MNQQERREFVRRHRTAVYGFGRQRHGPAMSIVYYVMDGDDILVWTMAERGKAKAVARNPHASLCVLDEKWPTTYVVVYGHVTLDDDPAAAVDLGMRIMAVMAGQDIDESKRPAVEKMCDDEDRVTLRLKPYMTFETPPRHLYRPDDIDDLTHWTGQTLPW
- a CDS encoding PLP-dependent aminotransferase family protein, with the translated sequence MPTADYRSIADTVAQDIASGVLRPGDRLPPQRQFARRRGIADSTAARVYAELVRRGLAVGEVGRGTYVRAADTGPQPALADVRDTRVDLELNFAILPGQADRMAASMEQLLRSDLLAMSLRPVPVTGSSDAREAAARTLARTGWTPDPRHLLFAGNGRQAIAGAIAALLSPGDRLGIEAYTYPVVLGIASRLGITPVPLPVDDEGLVPEALAEANVRAVYLQPTLHNPLGMTMSLARRERIAEVLDSRGMYAIEDTIYGFLHDELPPLAAFAPQWTVVVDSLSKRVAPGLTVGFAMPPAGLASRIATALRSGGWAAQHVALAAATRWMTDGTVSALEKGKRTDASWRQELAAEKLAGFAVRADPHAYHCWWQLPRPWRADTFVAAAARHGIAVSPAAAFAVGGGQAPHAVRLALAAPPRDVLGNALETLASLAREVPDAGGIE
- a CDS encoding alpha/beta fold hydrolase is translated as MIRGETTVDIAYDDVGNGAPLLLVHGHPFDRSMWRPQLDWFGGRGRRVIAPDLRGYGESVVTPGKVTLDVFATDLRDLLDALGLDRVVLGGLSMGGQIVLEFHRLYAGRLAGLVIAASSARADDATGRRFRRETADRIVRDGMDAYAAELLPKMVAANSPRLVAEKVTDMMRNAPVDGAAAALRGRAERPDYVDMLVKVEVPTLIVVGTEDAFTPVTEAELMASRIPGATLAVVDGAGHLPNLERPHEFNTALERFLSTSS
- a CDS encoding aminotransferase class I/II-fold pyridoxal phosphate-dependent enzyme, encoding MTALPDFRIEAYFSRWEFTAAHNLAASDVQSMPMADLLALADDDDRKSWRTLTLGYTETYGDPLLREAIAGMYSTVDSAAVLCFSGAEEGVYLAMQTLLGPGDHAVVVTPSYQSAETVPLSRADVTGVPLDADDDWSLDVDAVLAAIRPATRVVYVNFPNNPTGKVIDVADFERLVRGCDERGVRLFSDEVYRGLESDPARTLPQAADLSERALSLNVTSKSLGLPGLRLGWIACRDRDLLSRLERAKHYTTICNAAPSEVLARIAVKARETILRRNRAIIADNIALFGEFFAEFPDLFQWSPPDGGSVIFPRYLGADGVEDFCRALVEEASVLLLPASIFASDLNPVPTDRFRIGLGRTDSAAGLEVFASWLRKHG
- a CDS encoding PAS domain-containing protein yields the protein MESDARVRQWATVCEAIAQLLSPHAEVVLHDVLADRVLAIWNPMSGRQVGDESLLQSENLTFAPGSEVSDRYAKMLPDGRQLTSISAVLHRSYRGAELLLCVNLDRGPLERAAELLMAFAAPPANAERPKGLFELDWRERMNDIIGAYVRKRGCTIEDLNQNQRMDLVEALEAAGIFDVRGGAVAAARALKISRATLYNDRIDAKSTPTWPRNPLEEYERDRTS
- a CDS encoding GntR family transcriptional regulator codes for the protein MDTPAFDDQRFEGHSPIYQQIADRIKNDILSGTLAEGEQVMSTNQYAAFYRINPATAAKGFHLLIEEGILHKRRGIGMFVSEQARETLRDERRKRFFAEVVDPMLAEARVIGIPLTEIVERIRDGES
- a CDS encoding ATP-binding cassette domain-containing protein, producing the protein MSKGLDIEVRDLRMEFGDTVAVDDLSCRLAGGKIYGLLGRNGAGKTTLLAVLAAFRKATAGAVLVDGEDPFENTRLMRDICFVREGNDGTEQLRVRTALSFASTFRPHWDQAYADRLIERFELPLRKRVGRLSLGQRSAMRVVIGLASRCPLTIFDEAYLGMDAPSRYSFYEEVLNDYLDNPRTVILSTHLIEEFGSLFEEVLILDRGRLLVHEDTDTLRERGTTVTGPAGEVDAYVAGMTVLNEQRLGGTKAVTVNERLDADQRRQAIAAGLELGPVALQDLFIHLTERNADREKRP
- a CDS encoding acyltransferase family protein; amino-acid sequence: MVHAVQLPPPVAEKPRTRLFFLDRIKVALTALVVVHHAAVTYGHIPAWYYYEKPVHVEAGLLDLLALLNQSFFMGMFFLISAFFVPASYDRKGAKAFVRDRLLRLGVPLVVFYFVINPITGMAGALAQNPHVFGDAPWWLIYRDTIGAGPLWFAEALIAFVLGYVMWRKVAKKSAAPVAAVPRPFSYRGIGVFVVAVSVITFAWRLFVPQGMYVPIIGFPSAAFLPQYVGLFVLGLIAYQRGWLTTARRGLGWVGLAAVLVGGIVDVALTVTGGSVGLTATALVAAFAETVYCIGMCLALLSLFRHFSRREGAFGRYLSRHAFTVYIIHSPILVGVSIVLHLVVPTAPELVKFALAAGIAVPLSFALAYPVRLVPGARRIL